One genomic window of Cystobacter ferrugineus includes the following:
- a CDS encoding superoxide dismutase: MPFTLPDLPYNKDALAPHISAETLEYHHGKHHAAYVTNLNKLLEGKPEANQSLEQVILSSDGGVFNNAAQVWNHTFYWNCMKPNGGGKPTGDLADAITRDFGSYENFREQFSNAAATQFGSGWAWLVLDKDKLAITKTGNADLPMKHGQKALLTIDVWEHAYYIDFRNARPKYISTFLDSLVNWDFVTQNLKTR, translated from the coding sequence ATGCCGTTCACTTTGCCGGACCTGCCGTACAACAAGGATGCACTCGCCCCCCACATCAGCGCGGAGACGCTCGAGTACCACCACGGCAAGCACCATGCCGCGTACGTGACGAACCTGAACAAGCTGCTCGAGGGCAAGCCCGAGGCCAACCAGTCGCTCGAGCAGGTCATCCTGAGCAGCGACGGTGGCGTGTTCAACAACGCCGCCCAGGTGTGGAACCACACCTTCTACTGGAACTGCATGAAGCCCAACGGCGGCGGCAAGCCGACGGGCGACCTCGCGGACGCCATCACCCGCGACTTCGGCTCGTATGAGAACTTCCGCGAGCAGTTCTCCAACGCCGCCGCGACGCAGTTCGGCTCGGGCTGGGCCTGGCTGGTGCTCGACAAGGACAAGCTGGCCATCACCAAGACGGGCAACGCGGACCTGCCGATGAAGCACGGCCAGAAGGCGCTGCTGACCATCGACGTGTGGGAGCACGCCTACTACATCGACTTCCGCAACGCGCGCCCGAAGTACATCTCCACGTTCCTCGACAGCCTGGTCAACTGGGACTTCGTCACCCAGAACCTCAAGACGCGCTGA
- a CDS encoding sensor histidine kinase, which produces MTSSFWSLAPYGLVLLRLAANSPTPLQEALWIQANSATRRLVPDAHLFLGLHLRDLGDKGEPFVRELLRWEEAFKSQGSLSTELSHGEGEARVVIHVDAHPRAGHLLLWLRDITAERRELESLRRERELFQRVIHCASDAIFAKDLDGRYTLINPAGARAMGASPVDIIGHGDQDIFLPEDASATRAHDQEVLAAQRPLTYEDEDLAGQRVWLSTKGVLRDEKTGAVTGLFGISRDITERKRLERALQESEARYRLVARATRDVLWDWNLGSGEMNWSTALGEVFGEVPEEGSASLGWWRERIHLDDQPRALRALHAAMEGRDDHWSSEYRFRRADGTYAWVLERGYIDRSPEGRPERLIGAMMDVSEHKRREEETAREARLVERVLGIVSHDLGSPLSAIRLSAQMLAQAPNLTPAQRTALSRIEETTRRVTRLTHQMLDSVRARDGNLPVVRRDTDLEQVCRRVLDEFTAIYPRRPLQLTVEGNTQGHWDADRLAQVFSNLVGNALEHGDESRPITIQIWDAAGVQRLEVNSQGKPIDAALLPHLFEPFRSGGHGAHRASGRGVGLGLFIVRELVRAHQGEVEVRSSPEEGTTFALVLPRHAPGATDAPDA; this is translated from the coding sequence ATGACGAGTTCCTTCTGGTCGCTCGCGCCCTATGGCCTGGTGCTGCTGCGGCTGGCGGCGAACTCCCCCACGCCCCTTCAGGAAGCCCTGTGGATCCAGGCCAATTCCGCCACCCGGCGTCTGGTGCCAGATGCGCACCTGTTCCTGGGCCTGCACCTGCGGGACCTTGGCGACAAGGGAGAGCCCTTCGTGCGCGAGCTGCTGCGCTGGGAGGAGGCGTTCAAGAGCCAGGGAAGCCTCTCCACCGAGCTGTCCCACGGAGAGGGCGAGGCCCGGGTCGTCATCCACGTCGACGCGCACCCGCGCGCCGGGCACCTGCTGCTGTGGCTCCGCGACATCACCGCCGAGCGGCGGGAGCTGGAGTCGCTGCGGCGCGAGCGGGAGCTGTTCCAGCGGGTCATCCACTGCGCCTCGGACGCCATCTTCGCCAAGGATCTCGACGGCCGCTACACGCTCATCAACCCCGCGGGCGCGCGCGCGATGGGCGCCTCGCCGGTGGACATCATCGGTCATGGCGACCAGGACATCTTCCTGCCCGAGGATGCGAGTGCCACGCGGGCTCATGATCAAGAGGTGCTCGCCGCGCAGCGGCCCCTGACGTACGAGGACGAGGATCTCGCGGGCCAGCGGGTGTGGCTGTCCACCAAGGGAGTGCTCCGGGACGAGAAGACGGGGGCCGTCACCGGGTTGTTCGGCATCTCCCGGGACATCACCGAGCGCAAGCGCCTGGAGCGGGCGCTCCAGGAGAGCGAGGCACGCTACCGGCTGGTGGCGCGGGCCACCCGGGATGTGCTGTGGGACTGGAACCTCGGCAGCGGCGAGATGAACTGGAGCACGGCGCTCGGAGAGGTGTTCGGCGAGGTGCCCGAGGAGGGCAGCGCGTCCCTGGGCTGGTGGAGGGAGCGCATCCACCTGGACGATCAGCCCCGAGCCCTGCGTGCCCTGCACGCCGCGATGGAGGGCCGGGACGACCACTGGTCGAGCGAGTACCGCTTCCGGCGGGCGGATGGCACCTACGCGTGGGTATTGGAGCGCGGCTACATCGACCGGAGCCCCGAGGGACGGCCCGAGCGGCTCATTGGAGCGATGATGGACGTGAGCGAGCACAAGCGGCGCGAGGAGGAGACGGCTCGGGAGGCGCGGCTCGTCGAGCGCGTCCTCGGCATCGTCAGCCATGACCTGGGCAGCCCGCTGTCCGCCATCCGGCTGTCCGCGCAGATGCTGGCGCAGGCCCCCAACCTCACCCCGGCGCAGCGCACCGCCCTCTCGCGCATCGAGGAAACCACCCGGCGCGTGACCCGGCTGACGCACCAGATGCTCGACAGCGTCCGGGCGCGCGACGGGAACCTGCCGGTGGTGCGCCGCGACACGGACCTGGAACAGGTGTGCCGCCGGGTGCTCGACGAATTCACGGCCATCTACCCGCGGCGCCCCCTCCAGCTCACCGTGGAGGGCAACACCCAGGGCCACTGGGACGCGGACCGCCTGGCGCAGGTCTTCTCCAACCTGGTGGGCAACGCGCTCGAGCACGGCGACGAGTCCCGCCCCATCACCATCCAGATCTGGGATGCCGCCGGAGTGCAGCGGCTGGAGGTGAACAGCCAGGGCAAGCCCATCGACGCGGCGCTGCTGCCCCACCTCTTCGAGCCCTTCCGGAGCGGGGGCCACGGCGCACACCGGGCCTCGGGGCGCGGAGTGGGGCTGGGCCTCTTCATCGTCCGGGAGCTCGTCCGGGCACACCAGGGCGAGGTGGAGGTCCGCTCCTCGCCAGAGGAAGGCACGACCTTCGCGCTCGTCCTCCCGCGCCACGCGCCCGGCGCCACCGACGCGCCGGACGCCTGA
- a CDS encoding GNAT family N-acetyltransferase has protein sequence MSPEEIHESNVRFQDAWRFFARGSPTGEVLEQPGVSIAASNVPWSMLNAAFLPAPVDTEAALSHAATAAAHYFAPRRQGWMLALCEDWVPPALRARAASLLAPLGLVPSVVATGMVAERLLPASRPLPRMEMRAASDASVRGDLADLNSLSYDVALVTGRQVFDVPAVFSGDNLGFVGYRLEQAATCASVMRANDVAYVSMVATLPPHRQLGCAEAVIRHALTEAHRTWGLERTVLHATPAGLPVYRRMGYRPVTRFQFYMAPPAPGR, from the coding sequence ATGTCCCCAGAAGAAATCCACGAGTCCAACGTCCGCTTCCAAGACGCCTGGCGCTTCTTCGCCCGTGGCAGTCCCACCGGCGAGGTGCTCGAACAGCCGGGGGTGAGCATCGCGGCGAGCAATGTCCCCTGGTCCATGCTCAACGCGGCCTTCCTGCCCGCGCCGGTGGACACGGAGGCGGCCCTGAGCCACGCCGCCACCGCCGCCGCCCACTACTTCGCTCCCCGGAGACAGGGCTGGATGCTCGCGCTGTGCGAGGACTGGGTCCCGCCCGCCCTGCGCGCACGCGCGGCGTCCCTGTTGGCCCCCCTGGGCCTGGTACCCAGCGTGGTCGCCACCGGCATGGTCGCCGAGCGGCTGCTGCCCGCCTCCCGCCCCCTGCCCCGCATGGAGATGCGCGCGGCGAGTGACGCGAGCGTGCGCGGCGACCTCGCCGACCTCAACTCCCTCAGCTACGACGTGGCGCTGGTCACCGGACGCCAGGTGTTCGATGTCCCGGCGGTCTTCTCCGGCGACAACCTGGGCTTCGTCGGCTACCGCCTGGAGCAAGCCGCCACCTGCGCGTCCGTGATGCGCGCGAACGACGTCGCCTATGTGTCCATGGTCGCCACCCTCCCACCCCACCGGCAGCTCGGCTGCGCCGAGGCCGTCATCCGCCACGCGCTCACCGAGGCCCACCGCACCTGGGGCCTGGAGCGCACGGTGCTGCACGCCACTCCCGCGGGCCTGCCCGTCTACCGCCGCATGGGCTACCGGCCGGTGACACGCTTCCAGTTCTACATGGCGCCGCCCGCTCCGGGCCGGTGA
- a CDS encoding transglycosylase SLT domain-containing protein — MGLQDTMLGWKQWPLVAALWVTPVWADTPSVLTPPAALTPPTAPGGADISNLAESASAKPQLNSSLDSEDEEAPPEFTLGPSEPVAPGERKWVHKFDGMSLTSYFAEGVLAQAKSAYDQRRYRAARQLLDKETPTPPVRYLRAMSAFGQGQWAVAAEELSGLAQDWPTMSDYCHFEAARAYEKQRKWTEAIAHYEAVKPGSRRYTDARFGMASLLEKRKRDYAAAVAALTPIVQTDTPRPGDPDQAAAWLTIARLARYQADYNGEHRAHLAVWALHPFSKEATAAVKGLRDLPYVPKWKVARAETLLSLHQNREAMDTLGKMLPKLELPDELACRAHFAYGTALRKERKHSHAIRVLRPVTEQCQDAVLRPRALYVLGYSESVVEPESSINTYLQLARDYPQHPYADDALFYAAGKAREHGEKAAAVSYLDQLIANYPEGNFAAEALFQRFWMYRAEGKNEAALEALTRIEALRGTGSTHESVQRARYWRARLLPGLGRTVEAHALLERVAAEGAATWYGLLARSRLVHEAPERASTIVARLRQPTSPAEVWPLEAGSLMKDAHFVTGLEMLRLGHREAAAELLAVDRKGRDEESIRLLFHVLRASGNERHARPIAWAFRREGLAAPTEAETRLIYSAAYPQPFRELVVRHCRSAKVNPDLMQALMREESAFNPRARSSTGALGLAQLMPATASSVARELRLTLATPDALLEPHHNIRLGSAYLGGLQRRFAGNLAYAVASYNAGPGAVDRWISRFPDAELDEWVEQIPVEETRLYVKRVLGSAAAYQFLYDSGSLTTLAFGDRGSNNAGSR, encoded by the coding sequence CGCGCTCTGGGTGACTCCCGTGTGGGCGGATACGCCCTCCGTGCTCACCCCGCCCGCCGCGCTCACTCCGCCCACGGCACCCGGCGGCGCGGACATCTCCAATCTCGCCGAGAGCGCCTCGGCCAAGCCCCAGCTCAACTCCTCGCTCGACAGCGAGGACGAGGAGGCGCCCCCCGAGTTCACCCTCGGCCCGTCGGAACCGGTGGCTCCGGGTGAGCGCAAGTGGGTGCACAAGTTCGATGGCATGAGCCTCACCTCCTATTTCGCCGAGGGGGTGCTCGCCCAGGCCAAGAGCGCGTACGACCAGCGCCGCTACCGTGCCGCCCGGCAACTGCTGGACAAGGAGACGCCCACGCCGCCCGTGCGCTACCTCCGGGCGATGAGCGCGTTCGGCCAGGGGCAGTGGGCCGTGGCGGCCGAGGAGCTGTCGGGGCTCGCCCAGGACTGGCCCACGATGAGCGACTACTGCCACTTCGAGGCGGCCCGGGCGTACGAGAAGCAGCGCAAGTGGACGGAGGCCATCGCCCACTACGAGGCCGTGAAGCCCGGCTCGCGGCGCTACACCGACGCGCGCTTCGGCATGGCGTCGCTGCTCGAGAAGCGCAAGCGCGACTACGCCGCGGCCGTGGCGGCCCTCACGCCCATCGTGCAGACGGATACGCCCCGGCCGGGAGATCCCGACCAGGCCGCCGCGTGGCTCACCATCGCCCGGCTCGCGCGCTACCAGGCCGACTACAATGGCGAGCACCGGGCGCACCTCGCGGTGTGGGCGCTGCACCCCTTCTCCAAGGAGGCCACGGCGGCGGTGAAGGGCCTGCGCGATCTGCCCTACGTGCCCAAGTGGAAGGTGGCGCGCGCCGAGACGCTGCTGTCGCTGCACCAGAACCGCGAGGCCATGGACACGCTCGGGAAGATGCTGCCGAAGCTGGAGCTGCCCGACGAGCTGGCCTGCCGCGCGCACTTCGCCTACGGCACCGCCCTGCGCAAGGAGCGCAAGCACTCCCATGCCATCCGCGTGCTGCGGCCCGTCACCGAGCAGTGCCAGGACGCCGTGCTCCGGCCCCGCGCCCTCTACGTGCTGGGCTACTCGGAGTCGGTGGTGGAGCCGGAGAGCTCCATCAACACCTATCTCCAGCTCGCGCGCGACTACCCCCAGCACCCCTACGCCGATGACGCCCTCTTCTACGCGGCGGGCAAGGCGCGGGAGCACGGGGAGAAGGCCGCCGCCGTGAGCTACCTGGATCAGCTCATCGCCAACTACCCGGAGGGCAACTTCGCCGCCGAGGCGCTCTTCCAGCGCTTCTGGATGTACCGCGCCGAGGGCAAGAACGAGGCGGCGCTCGAGGCCCTCACGCGCATCGAGGCCCTGCGGGGCACGGGCTCCACGCACGAGTCGGTGCAGCGCGCCCGCTACTGGCGCGCGCGCCTGCTGCCCGGCCTGGGCCGCACGGTGGAAGCGCACGCGCTGCTGGAGCGGGTGGCGGCCGAGGGCGCGGCCACGTGGTACGGCCTCCTGGCGCGCTCGCGCCTGGTGCACGAGGCCCCGGAGCGCGCGAGCACCATCGTCGCGCGGCTGCGCCAGCCCACGAGCCCCGCCGAGGTGTGGCCCCTGGAGGCCGGCTCGCTCATGAAGGATGCGCACTTCGTCACCGGCCTGGAGATGCTGCGGCTCGGACACCGCGAGGCGGCCGCGGAGCTGCTGGCCGTGGACCGCAAGGGCCGCGACGAGGAGTCCATCCGCCTGCTCTTCCACGTGCTGCGCGCCTCGGGCAACGAGCGCCATGCGCGCCCCATCGCCTGGGCCTTCCGGCGCGAGGGACTGGCCGCGCCCACCGAGGCCGAGACGCGCCTCATCTACTCGGCGGCCTACCCCCAGCCCTTCCGCGAGCTGGTGGTGCGCCACTGCCGCTCGGCGAAGGTGAACCCGGACCTGATGCAGGCGCTCATGCGCGAGGAGAGCGCCTTCAACCCCAGGGCGCGCTCGTCCACGGGAGCGCTCGGGCTCGCCCAGCTCATGCCCGCCACCGCCTCCAGCGTGGCGCGCGAGCTGCGGCTGACGCTGGCCACGCCCGACGCCCTGCTCGAGCCGCACCACAACATCCGCCTCGGCTCGGCGTACCTCGGCGGCCTCCAGCGGCGCTTCGCCGGCAACCTGGCGTACGCGGTGGCCAGCTACAACGCCGGCCCGGGCGCGGTGGATCGGTGGATCTCCCGCTTCCCCGACGCCGAGCTGGACGAGTGGGTGGAGCAGATCCCCGTGGAGGAGACGCGCCTGTACGTCAAGCGGGTGCTGGGCAGCGCGGCGGCATACCAGTTCCTCTATGACTCGGGCTCGCTCACGACGCTGGCCTTTGGAGACCGGGGTTCCAATAATGCGGGCTCGCGCTGA